The following are from one region of the Paenibacillus bovis genome:
- a CDS encoding NUDIX hydrolase: MADYIGWIRSKVGPEHIITNFAGAIITNDKGEILLQKRRDNGQWGFPGGAMELGESAEDTVKREVMEETGHTIEIHYLQGVYTKYDYTYLNGDRSQTMLVAFVCRITGGERLQENEETRELRFFAPESAPPLFNRQNVDMLADFREGRKGVYR, from the coding sequence ATGGCAGACTATATCGGCTGGATACGTTCAAAAGTAGGGCCGGAGCATATCATTACTAATTTTGCCGGAGCGATTATTACCAATGACAAAGGCGAGATTCTGCTGCAAAAGCGCCGGGATAACGGACAATGGGGATTTCCTGGCGGAGCGATGGAGCTGGGCGAATCGGCAGAGGATACGGTAAAACGCGAAGTTATGGAGGAGACCGGACATACGATCGAGATCCATTATCTTCAGGGAGTATACACCAAGTACGATTATACGTATCTGAATGGAGACCGGTCGCAGACGATGCTGGTTGCTTTTGTATGCCGGATTACCGGCGGAGAGCGGCTGCAGGAGAATGAAGAGACTCGTGAGCTGCGCTTTTTTGCACCGGAATCGGCACCGCCGCTGTTTAACCGGCAGAATGTGGATATGCTGGCGGATTTCCGTGAAGGACGCAAAGGGGTCTATAGGTAG
- a CDS encoding 3-ketoacyl-ACP reductase yields MELRNKTAIITGAGKGIGKAIAESLAREGVNLGLLARTAADLDELKNTLSEQHGVQVFTAAADVSNSQEARAAVSELAASLGHVDILINNAGTASFGKLAEMDPEQWEQIIRVNLMGAYYVTHELLPAMIEQGSGDIINIASTAGERGFATGSAYCASKFALLGMTEALMQEVRKSNIRVTALNPSTVNTPLAVNAGLPIGDEDRMLQPEDVAELVLAGLKLPSRVVLKTAGIWTNNPQ; encoded by the coding sequence ATGGAATTACGTAACAAAACAGCCATTATTACTGGTGCCGGTAAAGGTATCGGCAAAGCCATCGCCGAATCCCTGGCACGCGAAGGTGTGAATCTGGGTCTCCTGGCGCGTACGGCTGCCGATCTGGACGAACTGAAAAACACTTTGTCCGAGCAGCACGGTGTGCAGGTATTTACTGCTGCCGCTGACGTATCGAACTCCCAGGAAGCCCGCGCAGCCGTATCCGAGCTGGCAGCTTCACTCGGTCATGTGGATATTCTGATCAACAATGCAGGGACAGCTTCCTTTGGCAAACTGGCAGAAATGGACCCGGAACAGTGGGAACAGATTATCCGTGTCAACCTGATGGGCGCTTATTATGTGACTCATGAACTGCTGCCTGCCATGATTGAGCAGGGAAGCGGAGACATTATCAATATTGCTTCGACAGCCGGTGAACGCGGCTTTGCGACAGGTTCGGCGTACTGCGCTTCCAAGTTCGCTCTGCTGGGCATGACCGAAGCGCTGATGCAGGAAGTACGCAAGTCCAATATCCGCGTAACTGCCCTGAATCCGAGTACGGTCAATACACCGCTGGCTGTAAATGCCGGTCTGCCGATCGGCGATGAAGACCGCATGCTGCAGCCGGAAGATGTAGCCGAGCTGGTACTGGCCGGTCTCAAGTTGCCATCCCGTGTGGTACTGAAAACAGCCGGTATCTGGACGAACAATCCTCAATAA
- a CDS encoding TIGR00730 family Rossman fold protein, protein MKSICVFAGSATGHHPEYLQSATQLGTHIAGLGYRLIYGGSRLGLMGAVADAALASGGEVTGIMPGGLLHGERVHQGLTEMIQVGSMHERKAMMQEQADAFIALPGGLGTLEELFEVLCWSQIGIHNKPLGLYNIRGYYDPLLGMIRHSMNEGFTGESCLSRLFVSADPEEIIQAVSHELPLTSDVRWNPTGCQ, encoded by the coding sequence ATGAAGTCGATCTGTGTATTTGCAGGATCAGCAACAGGACATCATCCCGAGTATCTTCAGTCTGCTACACAGCTGGGCACCCATATAGCCGGACTCGGATACCGTCTGATCTATGGCGGTTCGCGTCTGGGATTAATGGGGGCAGTTGCCGACGCAGCGCTGGCTTCCGGCGGAGAAGTAACCGGTATTATGCCGGGCGGACTGCTCCACGGTGAACGGGTACATCAGGGATTAACAGAAATGATACAGGTAGGCAGCATGCATGAACGCAAAGCCATGATGCAGGAGCAGGCCGATGCTTTTATCGCACTGCCCGGCGGACTGGGTACACTCGAAGAATTATTCGAAGTATTATGCTGGTCGCAGATCGGCATTCACAATAAACCGCTGGGTCTGTACAATATTCGCGGCTATTATGATCCGCTGCTGGGCATGATCCGGCACAGTATGAACGAAGGCTTTACCGGAGAATCCTGCCTGAGCCGATTGTTCGTCTCGGCTGATCCCGAAGAGATTATTCAGGCGGTTAGCCATGAACTTCCACTTACTTCGGACGTGCGCTGGAATCCGACCGGCTGTCAGTGA
- a CDS encoding methyl-accepting chemotaxis protein, translating into MKRLGFREKMVIFISLVIIIGSGLLGYYAVKKADSQIVGAAQKKLLSDLDTGMLLIDAMYPGEWSERDGKLYKGTTVMNDNFDWLDNFGKKTGDTATLFLQDTRVATNVIKPDGSRAVGTKISDKVGNIVLKQGQSYTGEAEVVGQVNQAAYIPLHNAVGDIIGIWYVGVPNAPYEQASNEFERGIILFIVFEVIAAIIMIWLLTKRLLRPLVMITRAAEQVAGGSLQVKLPDVHSRDEIGRLSVSIRTMMDNLSHLMQDIRQNMYSSASQISSSSEQFSRSLEEMSSSYSQVVASNKEMNTNAEAGNRMLHDSMETMNTLTQLIDRAAVRVDGAVQDSQYTRETAQLGKETMAQTIRALDSFAESSLENARIVGQLEKYSKEIKSIAHTISGIAGSTNLLALNASIEAARAGEAGRGFAVVASEVRKLAEQASEGASSVEEFTAKMGESLQQAVDMLQQGKTHLDTGREAAHSSEEALEAIWQAVGTTAASIQEVSVIARQKVEYAQQVSGMMSKLENTVEHTLSASSQVLTISETVAHELETLAAGSEELDAMSTQLQSAVSKVLS; encoded by the coding sequence ATGAAAAGATTGGGATTCAGGGAGAAAATGGTGATCTTTATCAGTCTGGTCATTATTATCGGCAGCGGATTGCTCGGCTATTATGCCGTCAAAAAAGCAGATAGTCAGATCGTGGGGGCTGCGCAGAAAAAACTACTCAGTGATCTGGATACCGGAATGCTGTTGATTGATGCCATGTATCCGGGCGAGTGGTCCGAACGTGATGGCAAGCTGTACAAAGGCACAACGGTAATGAACGATAATTTTGATTGGCTGGATAACTTCGGCAAGAAAACCGGTGATACGGCGACCCTGTTTTTGCAGGATACGCGTGTAGCGACCAACGTGATCAAGCCGGATGGCAGCCGGGCAGTCGGTACGAAGATTTCCGACAAGGTAGGCAATATTGTACTCAAGCAGGGACAGTCCTATACCGGTGAAGCCGAGGTTGTCGGTCAGGTCAATCAGGCTGCCTATATACCGCTGCATAATGCAGTCGGTGATATTATCGGCATCTGGTATGTAGGTGTACCGAACGCTCCGTATGAGCAGGCGAGTAATGAATTTGAGCGGGGAATCATCCTGTTTATCGTCTTTGAAGTGATTGCTGCCATTATTATGATCTGGTTGCTGACCAAGCGGCTGCTGCGTCCGCTCGTTATGATTACACGCGCAGCCGAGCAGGTTGCCGGTGGCAGTCTGCAGGTGAAGCTGCCGGATGTACACAGCAGAGACGAGATCGGCAGACTATCGGTCTCTATTCGCACAATGATGGATAATCTGTCCCATCTGATGCAGGATATCCGTCAGAATATGTATTCGTCCGCCAGTCAGATCAGCTCTTCGTCCGAGCAATTTTCCCGTTCGCTGGAGGAGATGAGCAGTTCCTACAGCCAGGTTGTAGCCAGCAACAAAGAGATGAACACAAATGCCGAAGCCGGCAACCGTATGCTGCATGATTCGATGGAAACGATGAATACACTGACCCAGCTGATCGATCGGGCGGCTGTACGTGTAGATGGTGCAGTACAGGATTCACAGTACACCCGTGAAACTGCGCAGCTGGGCAAGGAGACGATGGCGCAGACGATTCGTGCACTGGACAGCTTTGCTGAATCTTCTTTGGAAAATGCCCGTATCGTTGGTCAACTGGAAAAGTACTCCAAAGAAATCAAGTCGATTGCCCATACCATTTCCGGTATCGCCGGTTCTACCAATCTGCTGGCACTGAACGCCTCAATAGAAGCGGCACGTGCGGGAGAAGCAGGTCGCGGATTTGCAGTGGTCGCTTCTGAAGTACGCAAGCTGGCTGAACAAGCCAGCGAAGGAGCTAGCTCGGTAGAAGAATTTACCGCCAAAATGGGTGAATCGCTGCAACAGGCGGTCGATATGCTTCAGCAGGGCAAAACGCATCTGGATACCGGGCGCGAAGCAGCCCATTCTTCTGAAGAGGCTCTGGAAGCGATCTGGCAGGCTGTCGGTACAACAGCTGCCAGTATACAGGAAGTATCTGTTATTGCCCGTCAGAAAGTCGAATATGCCCAGCAGGTAAGTGGTATGATGAGTAAGCTGGAAAATACAGTGGAACATACACTGTCTGCTTCCAGCCAGGTACTGACTATTTCCGAGACGGTAGCCCATGAACTGGAGACACTGGCAGCCGGCTCGGAGGAGCTGGATGCCATGTCTACCCAGCTGCAGTCTGCCGTATCCAAAGTATTATCCTGA
- a CDS encoding PucR family transcriptional regulator encodes MKTTGIMLRELLQIPLLQSARVISGERGLERAVQCIDIMETPDLEGGIREGVLLMTTAYPIRHEPERLVDMIIALSKGKAAALAIKPAHFLQGIPEAAIQVSEQYGLPLIELPPDIPYTEITQAVMEQVLDRQASILRRSDEVYRKLTMMVLENIGIQAVNDHVSELLKAPVAVIDNTGVTIVSSPAGWDYRQASDPLSWNINVDRRSVARLIVDKEKLDTMEEVGVEQARLVLALELMRNRIIEDTESRLRGNFIDELMTPPVPPRSEVEQRGRQLGMNPAQQWEIVVIEGQTAPEEEWMNHLLAIEAEKYGVRPHIEFRSNRAILFLPTPPAEQEQANVDGEQEIPWDTIVAGWLNDREGRLHGYRAGIGRPKWLWDIHHGYSEARSALTISRRLSGGGSLTAYQDVEIYHLLRGSVDERGFGELFDRKLGRLKQYDEEHHSELLRTLFFYLDSRGSLMDTASQLFIHRNSVKYRLDRIREMTGIDLNDPHEQFIMHMCLIYYYLMEHPEDE; translated from the coding sequence ATGAAGACAACAGGAATTATGCTGCGCGAGCTGCTGCAGATTCCGCTGCTGCAAAGCGCCCGTGTTATTAGTGGAGAGCGTGGACTGGAGCGAGCGGTGCAATGTATTGATATTATGGAGACGCCTGATCTGGAAGGCGGGATACGGGAAGGTGTGCTGCTGATGACAACAGCCTATCCGATCCGCCATGAGCCGGAACGACTGGTGGATATGATTATAGCTCTGTCAAAAGGCAAGGCAGCAGCGCTTGCGATCAAGCCTGCGCACTTTCTCCAGGGAATACCGGAGGCAGCGATCCAGGTAAGCGAACAATACGGCCTGCCGCTTATTGAGCTGCCACCGGATATCCCGTATACCGAGATTACACAGGCCGTCATGGAGCAGGTATTGGACCGTCAGGCCTCTATCCTGCGGCGTTCGGACGAGGTGTACCGCAAGCTGACGATGATGGTGCTGGAGAATATCGGTATTCAGGCAGTCAATGATCATGTATCCGAGCTGCTCAAGGCACCGGTCGCAGTCATTGACAATACCGGGGTAACTATTGTCTCCTCTCCGGCAGGCTGGGATTATAGACAGGCATCCGATCCACTTAGCTGGAATATCAATGTGGATCGGCGCAGTGTCGCCCGTCTGATCGTAGATAAAGAAAAGCTGGACACGATGGAAGAGGTTGGTGTCGAGCAGGCACGGCTTGTGCTGGCACTGGAGCTGATGCGCAACCGGATTATCGAGGATACCGAGAGTCGTTTGCGCGGCAACTTTATCGATGAACTGATGACGCCGCCTGTTCCACCGCGGTCAGAAGTAGAGCAGCGCGGCCGTCAGCTAGGTATGAATCCGGCGCAGCAGTGGGAGATTGTCGTGATCGAGGGCCAGACTGCTCCCGAAGAAGAATGGATGAACCATCTGCTGGCGATCGAGGCGGAGAAATACGGAGTTCGTCCTCATATCGAATTCCGCAGCAACCGTGCGATTTTGTTCCTGCCTACCCCGCCTGCCGAGCAGGAACAGGCTAACGTTGACGGGGAGCAGGAGATTCCTTGGGATACGATTGTCGCGGGCTGGCTGAATGATCGTGAAGGACGTCTGCATGGCTATCGGGCTGGTATCGGGCGGCCGAAATGGCTGTGGGATATTCATCATGGATACAGTGAGGCGCGCAGTGCGCTTACGATCTCGCGCCGTCTGAGCGGCGGTGGTTCGCTCACGGCCTATCAGGATGTGGAGATTTATCATCTGCTGCGCGGTTCGGTCGATGAACGTGGATTTGGTGAACTGTTCGATCGCAAGCTGGGGCGGCTCAAGCAGTACGATGAAGAGCATCATAGTGAGTTGCTGCGCACGCTGTTCTTTTATCTGGACAGTCGCGGCAGCTTGATGGATACAGCAAGCCAGCTGTTTATTCACCGTAACTCGGTCAAATACCGGCTGGATCGGATACGCGAAATGACCGGTATAGACCTGAATGATCCACACGAGCAGTTCATTATGCATATGTGCCTGATTTATTATTATCTGATGGAGCATCCTGAAGATGAATAG
- a CDS encoding aminopeptidase, with the protein MNEQRIEISKNVLIDCLGLQPGETLVVVTDDSRKELAESLYEAGKRLGAESMLMVMQERSKSGEEPPASIAMAMMNASVAVCVTRYSLTHTSARKQAAAAGARVATMPGITEDMFTHGAITAEYSKVKELTEKVTQLLTRASSVRIEKDGYSLNFSIDSREGVPSTGLYLNPGESGNLPSGEAYIAPLEGTAEGKILADGSVAGLGALDSPLLLTVADGRLIAAEGDKGDELLRMLGDDQGRMLGEFGIGTNDKARITGIVLEDEKVYGTIHVAFGSNNTFGGTVAAGVHIDIVVKQPDVYLDDQLIMRAGELLG; encoded by the coding sequence ATGAACGAACAACGAATAGAAATTAGCAAAAATGTACTGATCGACTGCCTGGGTCTTCAGCCCGGCGAAACGCTGGTCGTCGTAACCGATGACAGCCGCAAGGAACTGGCGGAATCCCTCTATGAAGCGGGCAAGCGTCTTGGTGCCGAATCGATGCTGATGGTGATGCAGGAGCGCAGCAAGTCGGGCGAGGAACCACCGGCTTCTATCGCGATGGCAATGATGAATGCTTCGGTAGCTGTCTGTGTGACACGCTACTCCCTGACCCATACATCAGCGCGCAAGCAGGCCGCAGCTGCCGGTGCGCGCGTAGCGACAATGCCGGGCATTACCGAGGATATGTTCACTCATGGAGCGATCACCGCCGAATATTCCAAGGTCAAGGAATTGACGGAAAAAGTAACACAGCTGCTGACTCGCGCTTCCAGCGTACGCATCGAAAAGGACGGCTACAGCCTGAACTTCTCTATCGACAGCAGAGAGGGAGTACCGAGCACCGGCCTGTACCTGAACCCCGGTGAATCCGGTAATCTGCCCTCGGGTGAAGCCTATATTGCACCGCTGGAAGGAACAGCCGAAGGGAAAATTCTGGCAGATGGCTCGGTAGCCGGTCTGGGTGCACTGGACAGTCCGCTGCTGTTGACCGTAGCGGATGGAAGACTGATCGCTGCCGAAGGAGACAAAGGCGACGAACTGCTGCGTATGCTTGGCGATGATCAGGGGCGGATGCTGGGAGAATTCGGTATTGGTACCAATGACAAAGCCCGTATCACCGGCATCGTACTGGAAGATGAGAAAGTATACGGAACGATTCATGTTGCTTTTGGCAGCAACAATACGTTTGGCGGTACTGTCGCGGCTGGCGTACATATCGATATCGTGGTGAAACAGCCTGATGTGTATCTGGATGACCAGCTGATTATGCGTGCCGGCGAGCTGCTGGGTTAA
- a CDS encoding isochorismatase family protein, with amino-acid sequence MLITYFIVLKEGWMGMKQALIIIDMQEIFFMGEENALYRRDALITHVEQWIEKARQKQVPIVFIQHTSYTAGEELYVDTPEWQICSRLSRTADDTVIRKTRWDAFYNTELLEWLDQHRIEQLIFAGAQTEFCMDTTIRAAYSLGYQANIVAADSHSTLDSNELTAQQIIQHHEHIWNGRFANLQSIDTAFPSA; translated from the coding sequence ATGCTTATTACATACTTTATCGTACTAAAGGAAGGATGGATGGGAATGAAGCAGGCACTGATCATCATCGATATGCAGGAGATTTTTTTCATGGGGGAAGAAAATGCATTATACCGCCGCGATGCGCTCATTACCCATGTCGAGCAGTGGATTGAAAAAGCGCGTCAAAAACAGGTTCCAATTGTATTTATTCAGCATACCAGCTATACCGCGGGAGAAGAGCTCTACGTAGATACACCGGAATGGCAGATTTGCAGTCGCCTGTCCCGTACAGCAGACGATACAGTAATCCGCAAAACCCGTTGGGATGCCTTTTATAATACCGAATTGCTGGAATGGCTGGATCAGCATAGGATCGAGCAGCTCATTTTCGCTGGTGCGCAAACGGAATTTTGCATGGATACCACGATTCGCGCGGCATACAGTCTCGGCTATCAGGCTAATATTGTCGCTGCCGACAGCCATAGTACACTGGATAGCAATGAATTGACTGCCCAACAGATTATTCAGCATCATGAACATATATGGAATGGCAGATTTGCTAACCTGCAATCTATAGATACTGCCTTTCCATCTGCATAA
- a CDS encoding basic amino acid ABC transporter substrate-binding protein, which produces MWAATCSGPCSSASSESSTPAAASGPVRFATDASYAPMEFMDLDQVKGFDIDFIAAVAKEAGLEHEITNVGWDTMLESVRQGTEYQAGISSVSITDERKDSYDFSLPYFESTNIIMVKQGSPVKSALDLKDKKVAVQNGTTADILMSGIMGANNPGLSKFESNALALMELDSGGADAVVADIAVVREYIKNNPDKNLVSIADSQNFDSEYYGIIYPKGSELKAKLDPAIQKIIDNGTYAKIYKTWFGEEPDLTHLKAAMAKG; this is translated from the coding sequence ATGTGGGCAGCCACCTGCTCAGGACCCTGCTCCTCTGCCAGCAGCGAGTCCAGTACGCCTGCAGCAGCCAGTGGACCTGTCAGATTTGCTACCGATGCTTCCTATGCACCGATGGAATTTATGGATCTGGATCAGGTCAAAGGTTTTGATATCGACTTTATTGCAGCCGTCGCCAAGGAAGCCGGGCTTGAACATGAAATAACCAATGTAGGCTGGGATACCATGCTGGAGAGTGTGCGTCAGGGAACAGAATATCAGGCGGGCATCTCATCGGTGTCTATTACCGACGAGCGCAAGGACAGTTATGACTTTTCCCTGCCTTATTTTGAATCGACCAATATTATTATGGTCAAACAGGGTAGTCCGGTAAAATCGGCACTGGATCTCAAAGATAAAAAAGTCGCTGTCCAGAATGGTACCACCGCCGATATCCTGATGTCCGGCATTATGGGCGCGAACAATCCGGGGCTCAGCAAATTCGAGAGCAATGCACTGGCACTGATGGAACTGGACAGCGGCGGTGCGGATGCGGTTGTCGCGGATATCGCTGTTGTCCGTGAATATATCAAAAATAACCCGGACAAAAACCTGGTGAGTATCGCAGACTCCCAGAATTTCGATTCCGAGTATTACGGTATTATTTATCCCAAAGGTAGCGAACTAAAAGCCAAGCTGGACCCTGCGATACAGAAAATCATCGACAACGGAACTTACGCAAAAATCTACAAAACATGGTTTGGTGAAGAGCCGGATCTTACCCATCTCAAAGCAGCCATGGCCAAAGGTTAA
- a CDS encoding amino acid ABC transporter permease, with product MQEFRFDIILYYLPMLLQGTLLTIGISILSIILGSVLGLIVGFGRMSAHAYFRLPAACYINFFRGTPLLVQILIVHFGVVPALVGHTDVMIAAVLSMTLNSAAYTAEIFRAGIQSVEKGQTEASLSLGMTHRQTMRYIILPQAIKRMVPAFGNEFIVLIKDSSLLTVIAAKELMYYANVMRGQYMRIWEPYLTAAIIYLILTYSLSKLLNWWERRMN from the coding sequence ATGCAGGAATTCCGCTTTGATATCATTCTGTATTATCTGCCCATGCTGCTGCAGGGAACCCTACTGACGATCGGAATCTCCATTCTTTCTATTATACTGGGCTCTGTTCTGGGATTGATTGTTGGCTTTGGCCGGATGTCCGCTCATGCCTATTTCCGTCTGCCGGCAGCCTGTTACATCAACTTTTTCCGTGGGACACCGCTGCTGGTGCAGATTCTGATTGTGCATTTTGGCGTGGTGCCCGCGCTGGTCGGTCATACCGATGTGATGATTGCCGCTGTGTTGTCGATGACGCTCAATTCCGCTGCGTATACGGCGGAGATTTTCCGGGCCGGTATCCAGTCCGTCGAGAAAGGCCAGACCGAGGCTTCGCTGTCGCTGGGCATGACGCACCGTCAGACGATGAGATATATTATCCTACCCCAGGCGATCAAGCGAATGGTGCCGGCTTTTGGTAATGAATTTATTGTGTTGATCAAGGATTCGTCCCTGCTCACCGTGATCGCAGCCAAGGAACTGATGTACTACGCCAATGTGATGCGCGGACAGTATATGCGCATCTGGGAACCGTATCTGACCGCAGCGATTATTTACCTGATCCTCACCTATTCCCTGAGCAAGCTGCTGAACTGGTGGGAACGACGGATGAACTGA
- a CDS encoding TrkH family potassium uptake protein: MNQQMHSFVNPARLIPLGFAVLILIGTLLLRLPVSGAHGHSVGWLNALFTATSAVCVTGLAVLDTGTAFSLFGQVVIMVLIQIGGLGFMTFGVLFAVLLGKQIGLKQRLMIQQATNAFSTQGLVKLSLNIFLIAFVLESVAMITLALHWTPELGWKRAWYYGAFYAISSFNNAGFALRPDSLSAHVGDPVVNTVVITLFVIGGLGFIVLTDIIQKRRWRRFSLNTKLVLTASLIATVFGVVFVLVAEWSNPATLGPLSLGDKIWAALFQGVMPRSSGYNTVNIAGLMAATQFVFIILMFIGAASGSTGGGIKINTFAILILCLYSVVRGRTEIHAFQRKISFEMAFRALAVIMISFGIVCMLTILLTITEHGSSATFLAIFYESVSAFGTVGSSMGLTPNLSPAGKLIIIITMFIGRLGPLALAFALAQTRRPPKYSYPEEKVLIG, translated from the coding sequence ATGAACCAGCAGATGCACAGCTTTGTTAATCCGGCACGGCTGATTCCACTGGGCTTTGCAGTGCTGATCCTGATCGGGACGCTGCTGCTTCGTCTGCCGGTATCGGGTGCACACGGACATTCCGTAGGCTGGTTGAATGCCCTTTTTACCGCCACTTCGGCAGTCTGTGTGACCGGGCTTGCGGTGCTTGATACGGGTACCGCCTTTTCCTTATTTGGACAGGTCGTGATCATGGTGCTGATCCAGATAGGTGGATTGGGCTTTATGACATTCGGGGTGCTGTTTGCTGTTCTACTGGGCAAGCAGATCGGGCTCAAGCAGCGGCTGATGATTCAGCAGGCGACCAATGCCTTTTCTACACAGGGACTGGTCAAGCTGTCGCTGAACATTTTCCTGATTGCGTTTGTATTGGAATCGGTGGCGATGATTACGCTGGCGCTGCACTGGACGCCGGAGCTGGGATGGAAGCGCGCCTGGTATTATGGCGCTTTTTATGCGATTTCTTCATTTAACAATGCAGGCTTCGCGCTGCGTCCGGATAGTCTGTCTGCCCATGTGGGGGATCCGGTGGTGAATACGGTTGTCATTACGCTATTTGTGATAGGTGGACTGGGCTTTATCGTTTTGACCGATATTATCCAGAAGCGCCGCTGGCGCCGATTCTCGCTCAATACCAAGCTGGTGCTGACCGCTTCGTTGATTGCTACCGTATTCGGTGTAGTATTCGTACTGGTGGCAGAGTGGAGTAACCCGGCTACCCTCGGACCGCTCAGTCTGGGAGACAAGATCTGGGCAGCTTTGTTCCAGGGCGTTATGCCAAGGTCCTCGGGCTATAATACGGTCAATATCGCCGGACTGATGGCAGCGACCCAGTTTGTATTTATTATCCTGATGTTTATCGGGGCAGCGAGTGGATCGACAGGTGGCGGGATCAAGATCAATACATTTGCGATCCTGATTCTGTGTCTGTACAGTGTAGTACGCGGACGGACAGAGATTCATGCGTTTCAGCGGAAGATTAGCTTTGAAATGGCTTTTCGGGCGCTGGCGGTGATCATGATCTCGTTTGGTATTGTTTGCATGCTGACGATCCTGCTGACGATTACCGAGCATGGTTCCAGTGCTACTTTTCTGGCGATTTTTTATGAATCGGTATCTGCATTCGGTACGGTAGGTTCTTCGATGGGACTCACGCCGAATCTGTCTCCTGCGGGTAAACTGATCATCATCATCACGATGTTTATCGGACGTCTCGGTCCGCTGGCACTGGCATTTGCACTGGCACAGACGAGACGACCGCCGAAATACAGCTACCCGGAGGAAAAAGTACTGATCGGTTAG
- a CDS encoding nitric oxide synthase oxygenase encodes MAVTYPLVQEAESFIRVCYQELGHSEEQTAARLEEIYEEIERSGIYTHTLEELSHGAKMAWRNSNRCIGRLFWDHLDVRDARQAEGTDQIAAELLEHIRYATNGGKIRPTITIFRPRDVDGRETRIWNHQLIRYAGYETDQGIRGDSSSLSFTRFCQHLGWQGAGTDFDVLPLVISENNGAPRWYEIPPQDVLEVPMIHPDYPEFTELGLKWYAVPIVSEMRLNIGGIQYTAAPFNGWYMGTEIGARNFADEHRYNLLPVMARIMGLSTVSKSTLWQDRALVELNAAVLHSYKQTGVSIVDHHTAASQFQKFEEREAAAGREVTGNWVWLIPPMSPATTHIFHRPYPNRTVTPNFFYQDKKYERSETGSQDGGGCPFH; translated from the coding sequence ATGGCGGTAACTTATCCGCTTGTTCAGGAAGCAGAATCCTTTATCCGTGTATGTTATCAGGAGCTGGGTCACAGTGAAGAACAGACAGCCGCACGGCTGGAGGAAATATATGAAGAAATTGAGCGTAGCGGCATCTATACCCATACGCTGGAAGAACTCAGTCATGGTGCCAAAATGGCATGGCGCAACAGTAATCGCTGTATTGGCAGGCTGTTCTGGGATCATCTGGATGTGCGCGATGCCCGGCAAGCGGAAGGTACCGACCAGATTGCTGCCGAGCTGCTGGAGCATATCCGGTATGCGACCAATGGTGGCAAAATCCGTCCGACGATCACCATTTTCCGTCCGCGTGATGTGGATGGACGGGAGACACGTATCTGGAATCATCAGCTGATCCGGTATGCCGGTTACGAGACCGATCAGGGGATTCGCGGAGATTCATCGTCCCTGTCGTTCACCCGGTTCTGTCAGCATCTGGGCTGGCAGGGGGCAGGGACTGATTTTGATGTGCTGCCGCTGGTTATAAGTGAGAATAACGGTGCGCCCCGGTGGTACGAGATTCCGCCGCAGGATGTACTGGAAGTGCCGATGATTCATCCGGATTATCCGGAATTTACAGAGCTTGGGCTGAAATGGTATGCTGTTCCCATTGTGTCCGAGATGCGGCTGAATATTGGCGGGATTCAATATACGGCTGCTCCGTTTAACGGATGGTATATGGGTACGGAAATTGGTGCCCGTAACTTTGCCGATGAGCACCGGTATAATCTGCTGCCGGTGATGGCCCGGATCATGGGGCTGAGCACGGTCAGCAAGTCGACGCTGTGGCAGGATCGTGCACTTGTGGAATTGAATGCGGCTGTTCTGCATTCCTACAAGCAGACAGGCGTGAGTATCGTCGATCATCACACGGCAGCTTCCCAATTTCAGAAATTCGAAGAACGCGAAGCGGCAGCCGGACGTGAAGTGACCGGGAACTGGGTATGGCTGATTCCGCCCATGTCTCCGGCGACTACGCATATTTTCCATCGTCCGTATCCCAATCGGACAGTGACGCCGAACTTCTTTTATCAGGATAAAAAATATGAGCGGAGCGAGACCGGATCGCAGGATGGAGGCGGCTGCCCGTTTCATTGA